A single Lolium perenne isolate Kyuss_39 chromosome 6, Kyuss_2.0, whole genome shotgun sequence DNA region contains:
- the LOC127309237 gene encoding uncharacterized protein, with product MGCKKKKKAAGKMPPSKVQPSGKGMVAPTPTLIDVAVEALPAPTLPESDVPEKAPVCDACGRYLSPPVSQCSHMRHIACGDCAAGECGPCGSLGVAAVYFPNPYLDTLFGRFKVPCPFKKFGCGSSLACIDLRAHVEACGRAPFECFCCSDVLPAELLRHLTDKAGNHAWPSRNITYGTDFQFAINVKDAVNRCINFLFVAEEDGGLFLLRGYDEDHGVHSLDVVCIRLRKNTGSVYSSTVAVEGPLPKGLRHELKKKVIEICSGGNDPITIDMGEISPANACDVVWVHQEMLHGDDIHLCVRIDKV from the exons ATGGGctgcaagaagaagaaaaaggcggCTGGCAAGATGCCGCCGTCGAAGGTCCAGCCCAGTGGCAAGGGGATGGTGGCTCCTACGCCGACACTCATTGATGTTGCCGTGGAGGCGCTGCCGGCGCCCACCCTGCCCGAGTCCGACGTGCCGGAGAAAGCGCCAGTTTGCGACGCATGCGGTCGCTACCTGAGCCCCCCCGTTTCCCAG TGCTCCCATATGCGGCACATCGCGTGCGGCGACTGTGCCGCCGGCGAGTGCGGTCCTTGCGGTTCCTTGGGCGTCGCCGCCGTCTACTTCCCGAACCCATACCTGGACACCCTGTTCGGCCGCTTCAAGGTGCCGTGCCCATTCAAAAAGTTCGGCTGCGGTAGCTCCCTCGCCTGCATCGACCTCAGGGCGCACGTGGAAGCATGCGGGCGAGCGCCCTTCGAGTGCTTTTGCTGCTCGGATGTCTTGCCGGCGGAGCTCCTGCGCcacttgacggacaaggccggcaaTCACGCCTGGCCCAGCCGCAACATCACGTACGGCACGGACTTTCAGTTCGCCATCAACGTGAAGGATGCTGTCAACAGATGCATTAATTTCCTCTTTGTCGCCGAGGAGGACGGCGGCCTCTTCTTGCTGCGCGGCTACGATGAGGACCACGGCGTGCACTCTCTAGACGTCGTTTGCATTAGGCTTAGGAAGAACACAGGGTCGGTGTACAGCTCCACAGTCGCGGTGGAAGGCCCTCTGCCCAAGGGCCTCAGGCACGAGCTGAAAAAGAAGGTGATAGAGATCTGCTCAGGCGGCAACGACCCAATCACCATCGACATGGGCGAAATCAGTCCCGCTAATGCGTGTGATGTTGTCTGGGTGCATCAGGAGATGCTCCATGGGGACGACATCCATCTGTGCGTCCGCATCGACAAGGTCTAG